The Oreochromis aureus strain Israel breed Guangdong linkage group 15, ZZ_aureus, whole genome shotgun sequence genome contains the following window.
CTGTTGGGggtgctgccccctgctggatttGAGGAGTGAGGCAAGCTATTGGACCGAGGCAAGGTGCCGGGGAGGGAGTTAGTTGGGTTGCCGCTAGTGCTACTATTGCTCAAATTGTCTTTACCGTTGGTGCCACCGGAACCGGTGGTTGTGGACAGAGTAGGAGTTTGTCCTGTTGCTGGAGGGCTTGTGGCACTCATAACATTAGTGTGTGTTCGAGTGCGGGACAAAGGGAGGTGAGGAAAGAGAATGTCCTCTGTGAGGTCCCACAGGCACAGCTGGGTGTCCTGTCCCACTGAGCCAAATCTGTAGGTCACACTAACAGGCCTACTGTCCGTAGAGTTTCTCTTAGAAAGCCGAGAATGAGAACTGTTTGCTCTGTCTCTGCCTGCACTGAAGTGATTCTGCTCGTGAAAGTCCTCATCGCTGCCACTAAACTCCGCAGGCAAGTCACCATCCTCAACACTGGTGGTACAGTGGTCAAACGCCACTACGCTCACCCATGACTTGTGGCCATGCCCTCGTGCAATGACTCTGCAGTCCAAAAACGACCAAACCGTCACCAGGTCGTCCTCCCCTCCTGCCACAATATACCGTCCATCAGGGCTCCAGCACACGCACAGTAAGCCACCGAAGTAGCTCTTCATAGTTCCGTGTAGCTCTGCGGCATCAAAGCCAAAAACCCGCAGGAAGCCATCCTGGCTCGCACAAGCTAGAAACTTTCCATCTGGGGAGAAAGCAAACTCATTGAGCGCCCCTTCGCCCACTGTCCACCGCAGTAACGGGTTACGAGCCGATTTGCTCTTGCAGGTATGCACAGCATAATTTTCACCCTGCTTAAGGAGCTGGTAGTGAGGTGCTGTGGTGCCACAGGTGTTTTCCACATTGTACAAGTACATGCTGCCACTGGAGTGAGCCACAAGAAACAGGCTCTCTGAACCAGGAACCCATCGTACACACGTTACTCTCGACTTGTCAATAAGTCtctggaaagagaagaaaagaaaaaaaacaaaaaacaaggagaCAGGTCAGCTAGTGGACTAGatcaaacataaacataatttctttagggattaataaagtattcagatTCTGATTGATTCTGATAAACATATTATTGCGAGCCTGTACTACAAGGAAGGTTCAACATATCCATGACACCTTTTTTCTATTTGTCGTCACTTACCCACTTACCCCAAAATCAGCAGTCAAGCTAAGGGGTCACACAAAGGTGATTAACAACATGATAAGTCAGGTTTCTCGATCTAGCTATGAGGATGTTCATATGAAAGAATATGACCAATCAGAAATGGGGTAAGACTAAGGGAAGCAGAGTGATATAGACTATGGTGTTATAAAAATAGAGTTTAAAGACATAATAgaggcttaaaaaacaaacaaacacatgcacgAGCACATGCGCGCATCAGGGCTAGAGCTATTGCACcagagagtttgtgtgtttgagacacAAGTACAGTAAAAAAAGAGTCATCTAAATATGACTATGTAGTTTCGAGTCTGGACTGCTTGAGAAGAAGGCAACTGGTATCTTTTGTGGTTTGTGTAAATGAACCACCATATAATTCAAATATGAAGGGTGCTACAGACTAAAGCATGTATGTGCAATGGCTTCCCCAGTTTAACCAATTTTTGcatagaggaagtggaaagTAACACTGTCTGATCGCCTTCAGAGATCAGACAGGCAGATGACACCTGTGTCAAAATAGTAAACCTATAAAGCAGAAGCCTTCGTTGAACACATCAACTCcgtgaacaaaaacagaaaaaaaaacaaaaaacaaaaaaaacaggaggatACCAAGAAGCATAGTTCACCATTCCTGGACTGTGCTTTACTTACTGAGGAGTAAGGAGTATTTTTCCGCATTCTGTGACTGATGGTAACTTGTTGTGACTAAATGGTTGCCCAGAGCTTGAGGGTGTTGCATTGCACACTCAATCCCTTTTGGTCACAAGGCAATTGCACAGGTTGCATGATAGGAGACAACCTTCCTGAAAACACTTGCATTCTGACTGCCCAACTGGAAACTCACCAAGACAGATTTTCAACATGTTACCATAACTCTGAATGAGTCTTTATCAATGACAACTCAAGGGAACTCAACTCAATGGGCTGCCGGTATGTCttattctggttatattcctataGAACAGGAAGGTTGCTGAACAGAAATGTATTGGTTAAATCTGAAATTTTGCCTATGTACACAGCAACAGATATGTGATTTTCAATGATTTATCACAATTTCTAGTTTTAGAAACAGCCTGTATGTAATTGCTAATTTGACCCCAATCAATCACAATTCAATCGCAGACTGATGTCAGACTAAGCTATCAGGATTGATTCTAACCTCTAGTGGTTATCCCAAGACACCTTTTTAATGTcgtgatgcatgctcaatcatccaggtaagtaaatctccaaaagttgattctgtcatctggacgtagcgttttcagtgggagaaacgttttgtcactcatccaagtaacttcttcagtctcagctgactgcaggtttcccaagTGTCAATCAgaaaaccagcccactgaaggaacaatgggctgggaggtcagttcagtcattatgcaaatgtactgtttataagattggggaaacctgcagtcagctgagactgaagaagttacttggatgagtgacgaaacatttctcccactgaaaacgctacgtccagattaacagaatcaacttttggagacaccTTAATATCAGAATAAATGCACAGGAACGAACCTCAGACATCCACCAGGGAGAGAGAACAACAAAGGGAAATACACTGTTGTCCAGTATGTGGCaggttttttttagataagtTCAAAAAATTTTTATCCAACCATTAACACCCTAGTACACGTTTCACCATGGAAACCCCTCAAGACAAAAACTGGCTCGTCCCAAggttaaaatacacaaacataagctaaacaacacagtgtaattcAGTAAGCAGTGTTCCAATTTTTTTACATGGGAGGAACCAAACACCCACTCCACAAATACATTGCACAACATAAGAGAGCCACCTCAACAGGAAAAGGACAGGACAATGCCAAATACCTCATATGATGATGGAGTGAGGCAAAGCCTCATAGTGGATTCACACCTTGGCCCTGATTACAATAATCACCAAAGCCTtgtttcacaccttggctcatgtgacgACTCACATAATTAACAGTGGCTCACAAGACCTTAGGACAACCCCCACTAGGGATTAAGTCATTGAGATTCTCCATGAGTTGTTTTAGAATTATACAAAACC
Protein-coding sequences here:
- the wdr20b gene encoding WD repeat-containing protein 20 isoform X2, with the translated sequence MRLCLTPSSYERLIDKSRVTCVRWVPGSESLFLVAHSSGSMYLYNVENTCGTTAPHYQLLKQGENYAVHTCKSKSARNPLLRWTVGEGALNEFAFSPDGKFLACASQDGFLRVFGFDAAELHGTMKSYFGGLLCVCWSPDGRYIVAGGEDDLVTVWSFLDCRVIARGHGHKSWVSVVAFDHCTTSVEDGDLPAEFSGSDEDFHEQNHFSAGRDRANSSHSRLSKRNSTDSRPVSVTYRFGSVGQDTQLCLWDLTEDILFPHLPLSRTRTHTNVMSATSPPATGQTPTLSTTTGSGGTNGKDNLSNSSTSGNPTNSLPGTLPRSNSLPHSSNPAGGSTPNSNTGSSNSSSSTTATATTTTKANSIIDSAFIATSVSKFATLSLHDSRKERHEKDHKRNHSMGHISSKSSDKLNQLSSSKTAKADAAKTLGTTLCPRMEEVPLLEPLVCKKIAHERLTVLIFLEDCLVTACQEGFVCTWARPGKVGLLSSQNNPANSPSGTVV
- the wdr20b gene encoding WD repeat-containing protein 20 isoform X3; its protein translation is MYLYNVENTCGTTAPHYQLLKQGENYAVHTCKSKSARNPLLRWTVGEGALNEFAFSPDGKFLACASQDGFLRVFGFDAAELHGTMKSYFGGLLCVCWSPDGRYIVAGGEDDLVTVWSFLDCRVIARGHGHKSWVSVVAFDHCTTSVEDGDLPAEFSGSDEDFHEQNHFSAGRDRANSSHSRLSKRNSTDSRPVSVTYRFGSVGQDTQLCLWDLTEDILFPHLPLSRTRTHTNVMSATSPPATGQTPTLSTTTGSGGTNGKDNLSNSSTSGNPTNSLPGTLPRSNSLPHSSNPAGGSTPNSNTGSSNSSSSTTATATTTTKANSIIDSAFIATSVSKFATLSLHDSRKERHEKDHKRNHSMGHISSKSSDKLNQLSSSKTAKADAAKTLGTTLCPRMEEVPLLEPLVCKKIAHERLTVLIFLEDCLVTACQEGFVCTWARPGKVGLLSSQNNPANSPSGTVV
- the wdr20b gene encoding WD repeat-containing protein 20 isoform X1 is translated as MAAEGGGKEMNEIKTQFTTREGVYKLLTHSEYSRPNRVPFNSQGSNPVKVSFVNVNDQSGNGDRICFNVGRELYFYIYKGVRKAADLSKPIDKRIYKGTQPTCHDFNPLTATAESVSLLVGFSAGQVQLIDPIKKETSKLFNEERLIDKSRVTCVRWVPGSESLFLVAHSSGSMYLYNVENTCGTTAPHYQLLKQGENYAVHTCKSKSARNPLLRWTVGEGALNEFAFSPDGKFLACASQDGFLRVFGFDAAELHGTMKSYFGGLLCVCWSPDGRYIVAGGEDDLVTVWSFLDCRVIARGHGHKSWVSVVAFDHCTTSVEDGDLPAEFSGSDEDFHEQNHFSAGRDRANSSHSRLSKRNSTDSRPVSVTYRFGSVGQDTQLCLWDLTEDILFPHLPLSRTRTHTNVMSATSPPATGQTPTLSTTTGSGGTNGKDNLSNSSTSGNPTNSLPGTLPRSNSLPHSSNPAGGSTPNSNTGSSNSSSSTTATATTTTKANSIIDSAFIATSVSKFATLSLHDSRKERHEKDHKRNHSMGHISSKSSDKLNQLSSSKTAKADAAKTLGTTLCPRMEEVPLLEPLVCKKIAHERLTVLIFLEDCLVTACQEGFVCTWARPGKVGLLSSQNNPANSPSGTVV